The Microbacterium phyllosphaerae region AGGTCGGTAGCCCTTCACACGAGCGAAGCGCAGGGCGATGCCACCGGGGTAGCGGGGTGATCGCTGGACGCCGTCGATGGCGATCTCGACCACGAACTCGGGGCGCAGGAACACCGTGCTCTGGGTGCGCCGCGTCTCGAGCGGAGGAAAATTCTCGGTCTGCCAGCGCAGCAGATCGTCGGTGAGTCCCTTGAAGGTCTTGCCGACCATCACGAATCCGCCCGGCTCGCCGAACTCCCCGTCGGGATCGAGCGCGCCGAGGTGGAGGTTCGACAGCCACCCCTGGCGACGACCCGAACCCCATTCGGCGGCGAGCACGACGAGGTCGTAGGTCAGCACGGGTTTGACTTTCACCCAGGACTTGCCGCGGCGTCCCGCGGAGTAGGGGGCGTCGACGCCCTTGACGAGCACTCCCTCGTGCCCGGCTGCCAGAGCATCTCGGGAGAGCTGCTCGGCGGCTGCGGGATCGTCTGTCACGATGCCCGGCATGCGCCATTCGCCCACCACACTCTCCAGCTCGGTCAGGCGGGTGGAGAGGGGGTCGTCGAGCAGGTCGCGACCGTCGACATGCAGCACGTCGAAGAACCAGGGCCGCAGCACGAGGTCGCGCGAGACGTCGGCTCCGAACCGCGACATGGTCTCCTGGAACGGGCGAGGGCCGCCGTCCTCATCGAGCGACAGCGTCTCGCCATCGAGGATCAGGTCGTGCGCAGGAAGGCCGCGCACGATCTCGACGATCTCGGGCACACGGTGCGTGATGTCGGCGAGGCTGCGGGTGTAGACGCTCACGTCGTCGCCGTGGCGGTGGACCTGGATGCGCGCTCCGTCGAGTTTGTACTCGACCGAGGCGGGGCCTGTGATCTCGAGCGCAGCGGTCGGGGTCGTGGCGGTCGAGGCGAGCATCGGCAGCACCGGGCGTCCGACCACGAGGCCGACCGCGTCGAGCTCGGCCTCGGTGCCGGTGAGGGCGAGGACCGCGGTGTCGCCCAGGTCACCGGACAGCATCGCGGCACGGCGCACGGATGCCGCAGGGCGATCGGAGGCACGGGCGATCGCGTCGAGCAGGACACCGCCGAGTGCGCCGGTGCGCAGTTCTCCGAGCATCGCGCGCGACAGGAAGTCCCACTCCTCGGCGGTGGCCCGCTCCGCGAGGGCCGAGAGCAGATCGGTCCGGGCCGCTGCGGACCCTGATCCCGATGAGCCGGCCAATGCCTCGAAGGCCGCATCGACGTCACTGATCGACAGTGCCGACCCCTCGGCGTGCTGCACGTCGAGGGCGGTGATCCCGCGCCAGCCCACCCCCAGGCGGCCCTGACGCGGTGTCGCGAGAAGCAGGCCGACGAGGGCGGGGACGTCATCGGCCTCCGCTCGTGCGAGCAGCCGCGAGACCGCGTCGATCTTGGCGAGACGTGATGAGGTGGCGGTGACTTCTTCGGCGGTGGAGACGAGCTCCGAGAGCAACATGGATGCAGTCTGGCACCGGCATCCGACATCGGCGAAGCCCTTGCCTTCGCCCTCTCCGTCGCAGTAGAACAGCGAGGACTCAGCGCCCGCGGAACTCCGGCTTCCGCTTCTCCTGGAAGGCCGCGAAGCCCTCGCGGTAGTCGTCGGTGTCGCAGAGCGCGGCCTGCGCGGCGTTCTCGACCTCGATCGAGTCCCACAGGGCGAGCCGCTCGTCGCGGATCCTCGCGACCAGCTGCTTGCTCGCGAGGAACGCTGCGGTGGCCCCTCGAGCGGCGGTCGCCGCGGCATCCGTCGTCGTCTGCAGCACCTCGTCGTCGGGGAGCACTCGCGAGAACAGCCCCGACGCCACGGCCTCGGAGCCGCTCATCAACCGCCCCGTGTAGATGAGGTCGAGCGTCTTGTGCGCGCCGAGCCGCTCGACGAAGAGCGCATGACCGCCGGAGTCGAGCGTGGCGCCCAGAGCGGCGAACGGCGAACCGATCTTCGCCGACTCCGCGACGTAGACGACGTCCGTGGCGATCAGGAGTCCGAGTCCGACGCCCAGGCAGGCGCCGTGCGCGACCGCGAAGGTCGGCGCGGGGAAGCGAGACATCCTCTGCAACAGCGGCGTGACGAGGCCATCGAGGTAGCCCGAGACGTCGTCGTCGCGCGGGTCGACCGCCGAAATGTCACGGCCGGCGCAGAACGCCCGGCCCTCGCCGCGCAGCACGAGCGCCCGCACCCCCGCGGCATCGGCTTCGTCGTAGGCTCGCCCGAGATCGCGCAGCGCCTGCTCGTCGAGCGAGTTCAGCTTCGCCGGTGCGTTCAGGACGACCGTCGCGACGTCGTCCTCGATGGTGAGCTCGATCATCGGATGCTCCTCAGACGTCGTAGTCGACCACGACGCGGTCGCTCGTCGGGTGGGACTGGCAGGTCAGGACGTAGCCACGTTCGAGCTCGTCGGGTTCGAGCGCGTAGTTCTCGGTCATCGTCACGCTGCCCTCGATGACGCGGGCGCGGCACGTGCCGCAGACGCCGCCCGCGCACGCGAACGGGGCGTCGGGGCGCACCCGCAGTGCGGCGTTCAACACGGACTCGTGGGCGTCGACCGGACTCTCGACGGTCGAGGAGACGCCGTCGAGGTTCACCTCGATCCGGATCGTCTTCTCTCCTGCTCGCACCTGGACCGGGCGTGCGGCACGCACCGGCTCATCGCCGGTCGTGAAGAGCTCGAAACGGATGTGCTCCCGGGGCACTCCCACGTCGGCGAGCACCTCGCGGCACAGGTCGACGAGCGAGAGCGGTCCGCACAGGAACCACTCGTCGACATCGGTCGGGTCGATGAGCATCCCCAGGATGGTGCGGAGCTTCTCTTCATCGATGCGTCCGGACAGCACCGGAGCCGTGCGCTGCTCACGCGAGAGCACGTGGTGCAGAGTCAGGCGCGTCGGATAGCGGTCCTTCAGATCGGCGAGGTCCTCGAGGAACATCACGTCGAGCGTCGAGCGGTTCGTGTAGAGGAGCGTGAAACGGGAGGTGTCCGAGCGCGTCAGCACCGTATGCGCGAGGGCCATGAGCGGCGTGATGCCGGAGCCCGCGGCGATTCCGACGACGTGGCGATGGTCGAGGTCGTCGAGGCCCGAGGTGAACGTGCCCTGCGGGCTCATCACGTCGATCTCGAACCCCGGGTGCAGGCCCGTCTGCGCCCAGGTGGAGAACAGGCCGCCCTCGTCGCGCTTCACGGCGACGCTGAGGCGAGTCGGCATCCCGGCGGCGATCTGCTCGTCCGTGCGATGCTCGGGCGCGCGGCACAGCGAGTACGACCGGCGCACCTCGGTGCCCTCGAGGGTCGTGCGCAGCGCCACGTACTGTCCGGGCTGGTGGTCGTAGTCATCGGCCAGCGCGGCGGGAACCGTGAAGGTCACCTCGACCGAGTCGTCGGTGAGCGGGCGAACCTCTTCGACGGCCAAGGTGTGGAAGCGCGCGCGCTTCTTCGTGGCCGACGCGGCGGAGTGCGGAGACGCCGCCGGGGCGGGGCGGGACACAGCGAACAGCGACATCAGTGCACCTTGAAGTGGTCGAAGGGCTCGAGGCAGGCGCGGCATTCGAAGAGCGCCTTGCACGAGGTGGATCCGAAGCGCGAGACCTCGCGGGTGTCGAGCGAGCCGCACCGCGGGCAGCGCACGCTGATCGCCAGGCGGATCGGGCCGGAGGAGATGGCTGAGCGTCCAGACGGCGGGGCGATGCCGTATTGCGACAGCTTCTGTTTGCCGGCATCCGACATCCAGTCCGTCGTCCAGGCGGGGGAGAGCACGAGACGGACCTCGACCTGTGCGTATCCGGCCGCGGTGAGCGCCAGGATGACGTCATCGCGGATCGTGTCCATCGCCGGGCATCCACTGTACGTCGGGGTGATGTCGACTCGCACGGTCTCGCCGTCGACGGCGACCGCCCGGAGCACGCCGAGGTCTTCGATCGTGAGCACCGGCACCTCGGGGTCTGCCACGGCTGCGGCGATCCTCCAGGCGGCGGCCTCGGTGTCGTGGCGCAGGATGTCGGTCACCATGATGCTCCCGGGTGGCGCCTGGCCAGCACCTGCATCTCTGCGAGCAGGTGGCCGAGGGGTGTCGCGTGCGCTCCCCGTCGGCCGCCGGCGGACGATGCCGAGACGGTGGGCGCCTCGAGCTCCGCCTCGGTGAACACGGTGTCGACGACCGCATCGAAACCGGCGCGCAGAGTCGACGGCCGCACAGCCGCATCGCCGAGGCGATCGATGAGGGGCTCGTCGCGGAAGAGCTCGTCGACGTAGGGCCAGACATCGCCGAGCGCACGGATGATCCGCCGCCTCGATTCGTCGGTGCCGCCGGCGAGGCGAAGCACCCACTGCACAGCGTGGTCGCGGTGGTAGTCGA contains the following coding sequences:
- a CDS encoding enoyl-CoA hydratase/isomerase family protein; translated protein: MIELTIEDDVATVVLNAPAKLNSLDEQALRDLGRAYDEADAAGVRALVLRGEGRAFCAGRDISAVDPRDDDVSGYLDGLVTPLLQRMSRFPAPTFAVAHGACLGVGLGLLIATDVVYVAESAKIGSPFAALGATLDSGGHALFVERLGAHKTLDLIYTGRLMSGSEAVASGLFSRVLPDDEVLQTTTDAAATAARGATAAFLASKQLVARIRDERLALWDSIEVENAAQAALCDTDDYREGFAAFQEKRKPEFRGR
- a CDS encoding ATP-dependent DNA ligase; translation: MLLSELVSTAEEVTATSSRLAKIDAVSRLLARAEADDVPALVGLLLATPRQGRLGVGWRGITALDVQHAEGSALSISDVDAAFEALAGSSGSGSAAARTDLLSALAERATAEEWDFLSRAMLGELRTGALGGVLLDAIARASDRPAASVRRAAMLSGDLGDTAVLALTGTEAELDAVGLVVGRPVLPMLASTATTPTAALEITGPASVEYKLDGARIQVHRHGDDVSVYTRSLADITHRVPEIVEIVRGLPAHDLILDGETLSLDEDGGPRPFQETMSRFGADVSRDLVLRPWFFDVLHVDGRDLLDDPLSTRLTELESVVGEWRMPGIVTDDPAAAEQLSRDALAAGHEGVLVKGVDAPYSAGRRGKSWVKVKPVLTYDLVVLAAEWGSGRRQGWLSNLHLGALDPDGEFGEPGGFVMVGKTFKGLTDDLLRWQTENFPPLETRRTQSTVFLRPEFVVEIAIDGVQRSPRYPGGIALRFARVKGYRPDKTPSGADTIQTLRALLRG
- the paaE gene encoding 1,2-phenylacetyl-CoA epoxidase subunit PaaE; amino-acid sequence: MSLFAVSRPAPAASPHSAASATKKRARFHTLAVEEVRPLTDDSVEVTFTVPAALADDYDHQPGQYVALRTTLEGTEVRRSYSLCRAPEHRTDEQIAAGMPTRLSVAVKRDEGGLFSTWAQTGLHPGFEIDVMSPQGTFTSGLDDLDHRHVVGIAAGSGITPLMALAHTVLTRSDTSRFTLLYTNRSTLDVMFLEDLADLKDRYPTRLTLHHVLSREQRTAPVLSGRIDEEKLRTILGMLIDPTDVDEWFLCGPLSLVDLCREVLADVGVPREHIRFELFTTGDEPVRAARPVQVRAGEKTIRIEVNLDGVSSTVESPVDAHESVLNAALRVRPDAPFACAGGVCGTCRARVIEGSVTMTENYALEPDELERGYVLTCQSHPTSDRVVVDYDV
- the paaD gene encoding 1,2-phenylacetyl-CoA epoxidase subunit PaaD, which encodes MVTDILRHDTEAAAWRIAAAVADPEVPVLTIEDLGVLRAVAVDGETVRVDITPTYSGCPAMDTIRDDVILALTAAGYAQVEVRLVLSPAWTTDWMSDAGKQKLSQYGIAPPSGRSAISSGPIRLAISVRCPRCGSLDTREVSRFGSTSCKALFECRACLEPFDHFKVH